From the Garra rufa chromosome 17, GarRuf1.0, whole genome shotgun sequence genome, one window contains:
- the LOC141289425 gene encoding zinc-alpha-2-glycoprotein-like, which translates to MGTSPCPTTPDVCVFVPDDHKKHSLYYVYTALTKAGPFPEFTAEAESDDKQIAHYSNEKRAWERDNLTVGVWNKAPAEPPETRESFLKNLYDLAMCELSTVCSEFHVLQRITGCEVVKLDGTVTNWTAFDNYAYDGKDCSSYNFNHPLPWTNKIIEYIKIHHQAGQNPFLTNFLIDCMNWILTFNNTFRTPPNVYVYAKKAPDDDSKLNLICLATGFYPRDVEMYIRLDRNILEDQTSSEIRPNEDETFQRRISVKINRNPKGSYDCFVIHNSLREPISAEWDKKCSNCEPQPQRPGIAVALGLAGPCLLLVCICWICCKRRRSSGL; encoded by the exons ATGGGAACCTCTCCCTGCCCTACTACACcagatgtttgtgtctttgtgCCTGATGATCACA AGAAACACTCCCTCTACTACGTGTATACAGCCCTGACTAAAGCAGGTCCATTTCCTGAGTTCACTGCTGAGGCTGAATCTGATGACAAACAGATCGCTCACTACAGTAATGAAAAACGAGCCTGGGAAAGAGACAATCTCACTGTAGGAGTCTGGAACAAAGCTCCTGCCGAACCGCCTGAAACTAGAGAATCGTTCTTAAAGAATCTGTATGATTTGGCAATGTGCGAATTGTCTACAGTGTGTTCTG AGTTTCACGTACTCCAGAGAATAACTGGCTGTGAAGTGGTGAAACTTGATGGAACAGTGACGAATTGGACAGCCTTTGATAACTATGCATACGATGGAAAGGATTGTTCTTCATATAACTTCAACCACCCTCTTCCATGGACAAATAAAATCATAGAATACATCAAAATACATCATCAAGCTGGACAAAACCCTTTCCTCACAAATTTCCTCATAGACTGCATGAACTGGATTTTAACATTTAACAACACCTTTAGGA CTCCACCGAATGTTTACGTCTATGCAAAGAAAGCTCCTGATGATGACAGTAAGCTGAATCTGATCTGTCTGGCTACTGGTTTCTATCCCAGAGATGTTGAGATGTACATTAGGTTGGACAGAAATATTCTTGAGGATCAAACATCATCTGAAATCAGACCAAATGAGGATGAAACCTTTCAGCGTAGAATCAGTGTGAAGATCAACAGAAACCCCAAAGGATCTTATGACTGTTTTGTCATTCACAACAGTCTGAGAGAACCAATTTCTGCAGAATGGG ATAAAAAATGTTCTAACTGTGAACCACAACCTCAAAGACCGGGGATTGCTGTAGCATTAGGATTAGCAGGTCCATGTTTATTACTTGTTTGTATTTGTTGGATTTGCTGCAAAAGAAGAAGATCAAGTG GTCTGTGA